The following proteins are co-located in the Streptomyces sp. DT2A-34 genome:
- a CDS encoding SGNH/GDSL hydrolase family protein has protein sequence MRKRQHVARAVFAAVTAAVLGAAGCDAVGGNSPAPSGTGAQSARPSPKPTPAWDRSPASIAAVGDSITTGFDACTVLSDCPEVSWATGGSARVDSLAVRLLGKAKAAERSWNYAVTGARMADMAGQMSRAVAREPELVTVMAGANDACRDTTDAMTSVADFRTQFEDAMGTLRDALPKAQVYVASVPDLMRLWEQGRTNPMSKQVWGLGICPSMLSEPDSLTTAANQRRETVQGRVEAYNEVLEEVCAKDRRCRFDDGAVYEFRFGAEQLSQWDWFHPSVDGQARLAEIAYRTVTN, from the coding sequence ATGCGGAAGCGACAGCACGTGGCGCGCGCTGTCTTCGCCGCCGTGACCGCGGCTGTGCTGGGCGCCGCCGGCTGCGACGCCGTGGGCGGCAACTCCCCGGCGCCGTCCGGCACCGGCGCGCAGAGCGCGCGTCCGTCGCCGAAGCCGACCCCGGCCTGGGACCGCAGCCCCGCCTCGATCGCGGCGGTGGGCGACTCCATCACGACCGGTTTCGACGCGTGTACGGTCCTGTCGGACTGCCCCGAGGTCTCGTGGGCGACCGGCGGCAGTGCGCGGGTCGACAGTCTCGCCGTACGGCTGCTGGGGAAGGCGAAGGCGGCCGAGCGGAGCTGGAACTACGCCGTGACCGGGGCGCGGATGGCGGACATGGCCGGTCAGATGAGCCGGGCCGTGGCGCGCGAGCCGGAGCTGGTGACGGTGATGGCGGGGGCGAACGACGCCTGCCGGGACACGACGGACGCGATGACGTCGGTGGCCGACTTCCGGACCCAGTTCGAGGACGCCATGGGCACGCTGCGGGACGCGCTGCCGAAGGCGCAGGTGTATGTCGCGAGCGTGCCGGATCTGATGCGGCTGTGGGAGCAGGGCCGGACGAACCCGATGAGCAAGCAGGTGTGGGGGCTGGGTATCTGCCCCTCCATGCTGAGCGAGCCCGACTCCCTCACCACGGCGGCGAACCAGCGGCGCGAGACGGTGCAGGGGCGGGTCGAGGCGTACAACGAGGTGCTGGAAGAGGTCTGTGCGAAGGACCGCCGGTGCCGGTTCGACGACGGCGCGGTGTACGAGTTCCGCTTCGGTGCCGAGCAACTGAGCCAGTGGGACTGGTTCCACCCGAGTGTGGACGGTCAGGCGCGGCTGGCCGAGATCGCCTACCGCACGGTCACGAACTAG
- a CDS encoding acyl carrier protein has protein sequence MAATQEEIVAGLADIVNEIAGIPVEDVQLDKSFTDDLDVDSLSMVEVVVAAEERFDVKIPDEDVKNLKTVGDATDYILKHQG, from the coding sequence ATGGCCGCCACTCAGGAAGAGATCGTCGCCGGTCTCGCCGACATCGTGAACGAGATCGCCGGCATCCCGGTTGAGGACGTCCAGCTGGACAAGTCCTTCACCGACGACCTGGACGTCGACTCGCTGTCCATGGTCGAGGTCGTCGTCGCCGCCGAAGAGCGCTTCGACGTCAAGATCCCGGACGAGGACGTCAAGAACCTCAAGACGGTCGGCGACGCGACCGACTACATCCTCAAGCACCAGGGCTGA
- the fabF gene encoding beta-ketoacyl-ACP synthase II: MSPTNRTVVVTGIGATTPLGGDAASTWEGLIAGRSGVKPLEQDWAAEQAVRIAAPVAVEPTEVIPRPQARRLDRSAQFALIAAQEAWKDAGFEAKAGDDASVDPDRLGAVIASGIGGVTTLLDQYDVLKEKGVRRVSPHTVPMLMPNGPSANVGLAVGARAGVHTPVSACASGAEAIGYAIEMIRTGRADIVVAGGTEAAIHPLPIAAFGNMMAMSKNNDDPQGASRPYDVARDGFVLGEGAGVIVLESAEHAAKRGARVYAEAVGQGISADGHDIVQPEPEGRGISHALQNLLERTDLDPAEIMHVNAHATSTPAGDIAELKALRKVFGDDADHMAVSATKSMTGHLLGGAGGVETVATVLALYNRIAPPTINIENLDPEAEANADVVRGEARKLPVEGRIAALNDSFGFGGHNVVLAFRTV; the protein is encoded by the coding sequence GTGAGCCCGACCAATCGCACCGTGGTCGTCACCGGTATCGGCGCAACCACACCGCTGGGTGGCGACGCAGCCTCTACCTGGGAGGGCCTGATCGCCGGACGTTCCGGCGTCAAGCCCCTGGAGCAGGACTGGGCCGCCGAGCAGGCGGTCCGTATCGCCGCGCCGGTCGCCGTGGAGCCGACCGAGGTCATCCCGCGGCCGCAGGCCCGCCGCCTGGACCGCTCGGCGCAGTTCGCGCTGATCGCCGCCCAGGAGGCCTGGAAGGACGCCGGCTTCGAGGCGAAGGCCGGCGACGACGCGAGCGTCGACCCGGACCGCCTCGGTGCCGTCATCGCCTCCGGCATCGGTGGCGTGACGACGCTGCTCGACCAGTACGACGTGCTCAAGGAGAAGGGCGTTCGCCGCGTCTCCCCGCACACCGTCCCGATGCTGATGCCGAACGGCCCCTCCGCCAACGTGGGTCTGGCCGTGGGCGCCCGGGCGGGCGTGCACACGCCGGTCTCCGCGTGTGCGTCGGGTGCCGAGGCCATCGGCTACGCCATCGAGATGATCCGTACCGGCCGTGCCGACATCGTCGTCGCGGGTGGCACGGAGGCGGCGATTCATCCGCTGCCCATCGCCGCGTTCGGCAACATGATGGCGATGTCCAAGAACAACGACGACCCGCAGGGCGCGTCGCGTCCGTACGACGTCGCCCGTGACGGCTTCGTCCTCGGCGAGGGCGCCGGTGTGATCGTCCTGGAGTCCGCCGAGCACGCCGCGAAGCGCGGGGCCCGCGTGTACGCCGAGGCGGTCGGGCAGGGCATCTCCGCCGACGGCCACGACATCGTGCAGCCCGAGCCGGAGGGGCGGGGCATCTCGCACGCCCTGCAGAACCTGCTTGAGCGCACCGACCTGGACCCGGCGGAGATCATGCACGTCAACGCGCACGCGACGTCGACGCCGGCCGGTGACATCGCCGAGTTGAAGGCGCTGCGGAAGGTGTTCGGTGACGACGCCGACCACATGGCGGTGTCGGCCACGAAGTCGATGACCGGGCATCTGCTGGGCGGTGCGGGTGGGGTGGAGACCGTGGCCACCGTGCTCGCGCTGTACAACCGGATCGCTCCGCCGACCATCAACATCGAGAACCTGGACCCGGAGGCCGAGGCGAATGCCGACGTCGTCCGTGGTGAGGCGCGCAAGCTGCCCGTCGAGGGCCGGATCGCCGCGCTGAACGACTCGTTCGGGTTCGGTGGGCACAACGTGGTGCTGGCGTTCAGGACCGTCTGA
- a CDS encoding EI24 domain-containing protein, whose product MRDLGTGFRYLLRGQRWAARHGKQYGFGLIPGLITLVLYAAALVALALWGEGFVSWSTPFADDWSSPWQGLFRGFLTAVLFALGLLLSVVTFTAVTLLIGQPFYENLSEKVDQDVSPDGTAPESGLPLWRELWISGRDSLRIVLRAAVWGVLLFALGFIPVVGQTVVPVIGVVVTGFFLTEELTAVALQRRRVELRDRLTMLRSRKTLVWGFGTPLAAAFLVPFVAVFLMPGAVAGATLMARELVGEETQEEAAPAPDSETVSW is encoded by the coding sequence ATGCGCGATCTTGGGACCGGGTTCAGGTATTTGCTCAGGGGCCAGCGATGGGCGGCCCGGCACGGCAAGCAGTACGGCTTCGGGCTGATCCCGGGCCTGATCACCCTCGTCCTGTACGCGGCGGCGCTCGTCGCGCTCGCGCTGTGGGGCGAGGGCTTCGTGTCCTGGTCGACGCCGTTCGCCGACGACTGGTCGAGCCCCTGGCAGGGCCTCTTCCGCGGCTTCCTCACCGCCGTCCTGTTCGCCCTCGGCCTCCTCCTCTCCGTGGTCACGTTCACCGCGGTCACACTCCTGATCGGCCAGCCCTTCTACGAGAACCTCTCCGAGAAGGTCGACCAGGACGTCTCCCCCGACGGCACGGCCCCCGAGTCCGGCCTGCCGCTCTGGCGCGAGCTGTGGATCTCGGGCCGCGACAGCCTGCGGATCGTGCTGCGTGCCGCCGTCTGGGGCGTGCTGCTCTTCGCCCTCGGCTTCATCCCGGTCGTCGGCCAGACGGTCGTACCGGTGATCGGCGTCGTCGTCACCGGCTTCTTCCTCACCGAGGAGCTCACGGCGGTCGCCCTGCAGCGCCGCCGCGTCGAACTCCGCGACCGCCTGACCATGCTCCGCTCCCGCAAGACCCTGGTCTGGGGCTTCGGTACGCCCCTCGCCGCGGCCTTCCTGGTGCCGTTCGTCGCGGTGTTCCTGATGCCGGGGGCCGTCGCGGGGGCCACCCTCATGGCGCGGGAGCTGGTGGGCGAGGAGACCCAGGAGGAAGCGGCGCCCGCGCCCGACTCGGAGACCGTCAGCTGGTGA
- a CDS encoding glycoside hydrolase family 3 protein — protein MAGTRTQADAAHEVVVEAALAGLELDAKARLLSGQDMWTLPALPEIGLKSLVMSDGPIGVRGVRWTADDPSVALPSPTALAATWDPELARRAGVLLAQEARRKGVHVLLAPTVNLHRSPLGGRHFEAYSEDPYLTGTIGAGYVNGVQSGGVGTTVKHFVANDAETDRFTVDNTVSERALRELYLAPFEIIVENAHPWGIMTAYNTVNGTTMTEHHYLVNEVLRGEWGFDGYNVSDWLAARSTKGAIEGGLDVAMPGPQTVYGEPLAQAVRDGDVAEAKVDDAVRNVLRLAARVGILEGAEPVVTEHPETVDGSALAREIARRSFVLVRNEGGSLPLRPNSTVALIGAAARDARILGGGSATVFPARIVSPLDGLTAALPEGTLTYTVGADPNTELSVFDAGFELRAVCRDADGDVIGSDSAPGGQLKWMGPSGLPEGVTHERLHTVEVTGTFTPRESGTHTFGIQGIGTFKLTIGGTTYFDAVQSPAKDDPFITFFGEPTPRAQVELTAGEPVEVSLTHVVEGTDDIPMQAVIFALAHQDPQRDPDELIAEAVEAARNADTAVVVVATTDRVESEGFDRTDLSLPGRQDDLVRAVAAANPHTVVVVNSGSPVELPWREDVAAVLLSWFPGQEGGAALADVLTGTHEPGGRLPTTWGSLTDAPVSQVVPANGELPYSEDVFIGYRAWEKEGRIPSYPFGHGLGYTDWTYESAEAEGTTVRVRVRNSGERAGREVVQVYLAPSEPDADRPARWLAGFAGVEAGPGETAEAVVDIPRRAFEIWDEKTNSWTLVKGSYEIQAGRSISDRRVAATINV, from the coding sequence ATGGCGGGAACCCGCACCCAGGCCGACGCAGCACACGAGGTGGTCGTCGAGGCCGCTCTCGCCGGTCTCGAACTCGACGCGAAGGCACGGCTGCTCTCCGGCCAGGACATGTGGACCCTGCCCGCACTCCCCGAGATCGGCCTGAAGTCCCTCGTCATGTCGGACGGCCCGATCGGCGTCCGGGGTGTGCGCTGGACCGCCGACGACCCGTCCGTCGCGCTGCCCTCGCCCACCGCCCTCGCCGCCACCTGGGATCCCGAACTCGCCCGCAGGGCAGGAGTGCTGCTCGCCCAGGAGGCCCGCCGCAAGGGCGTGCACGTACTGCTCGCCCCCACCGTCAATCTCCATCGCTCCCCGCTCGGCGGGCGCCACTTCGAGGCCTACAGCGAGGACCCGTACCTGACGGGGACGATCGGCGCGGGCTATGTGAACGGCGTCCAGTCCGGTGGCGTCGGCACCACCGTCAAGCACTTCGTCGCCAACGACGCCGAGACCGACCGCTTCACGGTGGACAACACCGTCAGCGAACGCGCCCTGCGCGAGCTGTACCTGGCGCCCTTCGAGATCATCGTCGAGAACGCCCACCCCTGGGGCATCATGACCGCCTACAACACGGTCAACGGCACGACGATGACCGAGCACCACTACCTCGTGAATGAGGTCCTGCGCGGCGAATGGGGCTTCGACGGCTACAACGTCTCCGACTGGTTGGCCGCCCGGTCGACGAAGGGCGCCATCGAGGGCGGTCTCGACGTCGCCATGCCCGGCCCGCAGACCGTCTACGGCGAGCCCCTCGCCCAGGCGGTACGGGACGGGGACGTGGCCGAGGCCAAGGTCGACGACGCCGTGCGCAACGTCCTGCGGCTCGCCGCCCGCGTCGGCATCCTGGAGGGTGCCGAGCCCGTCGTCACCGAGCACCCCGAGACCGTCGACGGCAGCGCACTGGCCCGCGAGATCGCCCGCCGCTCCTTCGTCCTGGTCCGCAACGAGGGCGGCTCCCTGCCGCTGCGGCCGAACTCCACGGTCGCGCTCATCGGCGCCGCCGCCCGCGACGCCCGCATCCTCGGCGGCGGCTCCGCCACCGTCTTCCCCGCCCGGATCGTCTCCCCGCTCGACGGCCTCACCGCCGCCCTCCCCGAAGGCACCCTCACCTACACCGTCGGCGCCGACCCGAACACCGAACTCTCCGTCTTCGACGCCGGCTTCGAGCTGCGTGCCGTGTGCCGGGACGCCGACGGCGACGTCATCGGCTCCGACTCCGCGCCGGGCGGCCAGCTCAAGTGGATGGGCCCCTCGGGCCTGCCCGAAGGCGTCACCCACGAGCGGCTGCACACCGTCGAGGTGACCGGCACCTTCACCCCGCGCGAGAGCGGCACGCACACCTTCGGCATCCAGGGCATCGGCACCTTCAAGCTCACCATCGGCGGCACGACGTACTTCGACGCCGTCCAGAGCCCCGCGAAGGACGACCCCTTCATCACCTTCTTCGGCGAGCCCACGCCCCGCGCCCAGGTCGAACTGACCGCCGGCGAACCGGTCGAGGTCTCGCTCACCCACGTCGTCGAAGGCACCGACGACATCCCGATGCAGGCGGTCATCTTCGCCCTCGCCCACCAGGACCCGCAGCGCGACCCCGACGAGCTCATCGCCGAGGCCGTCGAAGCGGCACGGAACGCCGACACGGCCGTCGTCGTGGTCGCCACCACCGACCGCGTCGAGTCCGAGGGCTTCGACCGCACGGACCTGTCGCTGCCCGGCCGCCAGGACGACCTGGTCCGCGCCGTCGCCGCCGCCAACCCCCACACCGTCGTGGTCGTCAACTCCGGCTCCCCGGTGGAGCTGCCGTGGCGCGAGGACGTCGCCGCCGTCCTGCTGAGCTGGTTCCCCGGCCAGGAGGGCGGCGCCGCCCTGGCGGACGTCCTCACGGGCACGCACGAGCCGGGCGGCCGGCTGCCCACCACCTGGGGCTCCCTGACCGACGCCCCGGTCAGCCAGGTCGTCCCCGCGAACGGCGAACTCCCGTACTCCGAGGACGTCTTCATCGGCTACCGCGCCTGGGAGAAGGAGGGCAGGATCCCGTCCTACCCCTTCGGGCACGGCCTCGGCTACACCGACTGGACGTACGAGTCCGCCGAGGCCGAGGGCACGACGGTAAGGGTCCGCGTCCGCAACTCGGGCGAGCGCGCGGGGCGGGAGGTCGTGCAGGTCTATCTGGCGCCGAGCGAGCCGGATGCCGACCGTCCCGCGCGGTGGCTGGCCGGTTTCGCGGGCGTGGAGGCGGGGCCGGGGGAGACCGCCGAAGCGGTGGTCGACATCCCGCGCCGCGCCTTCGAGATCTGGGACGAGAAGACCAATTCGTGGACCCTTGTGAAGGGTTCGTACGAGATCCAGGCCGGTCGCTCGATCTCCGACCGTCGGGTGGCGGCGACCATTAACGTCTGA
- a CDS encoding aldose epimerase family protein gives MSEHFGTLSDGTPVQRWTLERAGVRVGVLSYGGIVQSLQVPDRDGRVADVVLGFADLDGYLSHPGPYLGALVGRYANRIAGGRFPLDGVTYALDPNNAPNSLHGGERGFDKRVWEVTPVEHGVRLSRVSPHGEEGFPGRVEVSATYTLGADGALRIAYEAVTDAPTVVNLTNHSYFNLAGAGSGDAGGHELRLAASRFTPVDADLIPTGSLDEVAGTRFDFRQARKVGAGYDHNFVLDKGVTGSAEEVAELYDPSTGRALTVATTEPGLQLYTADHLSEPFAPGDGIALETQHFPDSPNRPEFPSTVLRPGEVFRSETVYGFSVR, from the coding sequence ATGAGCGAACACTTCGGCACACTTTCCGACGGCACTCCGGTACAGCGCTGGACTCTGGAGCGCGCGGGCGTGCGGGTAGGCGTCCTGTCGTACGGGGGCATCGTGCAGTCGCTTCAGGTGCCGGACCGGGACGGGCGCGTGGCGGACGTGGTGCTGGGGTTCGCCGATCTGGACGGCTATCTGTCCCACCCGGGGCCCTATTTGGGCGCCCTCGTCGGGCGGTACGCCAACCGGATCGCGGGCGGCCGCTTCCCGCTGGACGGCGTGACGTACGCGCTCGATCCGAACAACGCGCCCAACTCCCTGCACGGCGGCGAGCGCGGTTTCGACAAGCGGGTGTGGGAGGTGACGCCGGTCGAGCACGGTGTGCGGCTCAGCAGGGTCAGCCCGCATGGCGAGGAGGGCTTCCCGGGGCGGGTCGAGGTCTCGGCGACCTACACCCTGGGGGCCGACGGCGCGCTGCGGATCGCGTACGAGGCGGTGACGGACGCGCCGACCGTGGTGAATCTGACCAACCACAGCTACTTCAACCTGGCCGGGGCCGGGTCCGGCGACGCGGGCGGTCATGAACTGCGGCTGGCCGCTTCCCGGTTCACCCCGGTCGACGCGGATCTCATCCCGACCGGCTCCCTGGACGAGGTGGCGGGCACGCGCTTCGACTTCCGTCAGGCGCGGAAGGTGGGGGCGGGTTACGACCACAACTTCGTGCTCGACAAGGGGGTGACGGGGAGCGCGGAGGAGGTCGCCGAGTTGTACGACCCGTCGACCGGGCGGGCGCTGACGGTGGCGACCACCGAACCCGGCCTCCAGCTCTACACCGCCGACCACCTGTCCGAGCCCTTCGCCCCGGGCGACGGCATCGCGCTGGAGACCCAGCACTTCCCCGACTCGCCGAACCGGCCGGAGTTCCCGAGCACCGTGCTGCGGCCGGGCGAGGTGTTCCGTTCGGAGACGGTGTACGGCTTCTCGGTGCGCTGA
- a CDS encoding LysR family transcriptional regulator, whose protein sequence is MPNQHEFPEVSSVWLRAFLEVARHGSFTVAARTLGWTQSAVSRQISSLEGALGGGPLFDRLPRGVRLTEAGRALVPYAEAVAESLYGAVRELAALREVAGGRLRFGAFATADAALVPLALGAFRARHPGVLVSREEGFTPGLLDRLGAGHLDLAVVSTTGRAPLETFELHHLLDERLYVAVPAGHPLAGSGPVRLGRLSDADWISGSSRPEGTLLDAALRQGFRPRVAHVVGEWTAKQGYVAAGLGVALVPALAAASVRPDVALLPVLDEGAPARAVYAATVRGRSLAPAVAAFVGALRQAAVKVPHAMP, encoded by the coding sequence ATGCCGAATCAGCATGAGTTTCCCGAGGTGTCCAGCGTGTGGCTGAGGGCGTTCCTGGAGGTCGCCCGGCACGGCTCGTTCACGGTGGCCGCGCGGACGCTGGGGTGGACCCAGTCGGCGGTGTCGCGCCAGATCTCCTCGCTGGAGGGGGCGTTGGGCGGCGGTCCGCTCTTCGACCGGCTGCCGCGTGGCGTACGGCTCACCGAGGCCGGGCGGGCCCTCGTGCCGTACGCCGAGGCTGTCGCCGAGTCGCTGTACGGAGCCGTGCGCGAGCTGGCCGCCCTGCGCGAAGTCGCCGGGGGGCGGCTGCGGTTCGGCGCCTTCGCCACGGCCGACGCGGCGCTGGTACCGCTCGCCCTCGGCGCCTTCCGCGCCCGGCACCCAGGGGTCCTGGTCAGCCGCGAGGAGGGCTTCACACCAGGCCTGCTGGACCGGCTCGGCGCGGGCCACCTCGATCTGGCGGTCGTCTCGACGACGGGCCGGGCACCTCTGGAGACGTTCGAGCTCCACCACCTTCTCGACGAGCGCCTGTACGTCGCCGTACCTGCCGGTCATCCGCTGGCCGGCAGCGGCCCCGTCCGGCTCGGCCGGCTCTCCGACGCCGACTGGATCTCCGGCAGCTCCCGCCCCGAGGGCACCCTCCTCGACGCGGCCCTGCGGCAGGGCTTCCGGCCGCGTGTCGCGCACGTCGTCGGTGAGTGGACCGCCAAGCAGGGCTACGTCGCCGCGGGGCTCGGCGTGGCCCTGGTCCCGGCGCTGGCCGCCGCGTCCGTACGACCGGATGTCGCGCTGCTGCCGGTGCTGGACGAGGGCGCCCCGGCGCGGGCGGTGTACGCGGCGACCGTACGGGGGCGGTCCCTGGCTCCGGCCGTGGCGGCGTTCGTGGGGGCGCTGCGACAGGCGGCGGTGAAGGTTCCCCATGCCATGCCATAG
- a CDS encoding pyroglutamyl peptidase, whose translation MNSIRVRIGVLGLALLAGLSAPTPWAAAEAATEAAPAPTVEEQRLDRTVPQEILRRSGFDAVTTEFAHDLGTASSFAQARRIVVREGSALWRRAVDRAQGRGPAESNRREALPYKGGDGRRVGLSRDDDRPLYWARLSMTRDVRTWEPGFGLSDAQRAALLDALERGSRGQTDIRYPDGGHGISGLRRILVTGFDPFTLDQDIRISNPSGATALALDGTVIETADGPARVETAVFPVRWRDFADGTVERTLRPYLKQVDLFTTVSQGSVGRFDVERTNGAWRGGFGDNENIGRTETIPVTDPASQPQWTTTTLPYEKIVAADTGRFPVYDNTSVTEIPAGGTQAVVRPDGPTPGSTARAGGGGDYLSNEIAYRATLLRDRLGLHDTLPGGHVHTPVLQFGAGNTDPATGSVTDPGFVRNRLDIIAQVRTILKVAAGSPVTS comes from the coding sequence TTGAATTCCATACGTGTTCGCATCGGCGTCCTCGGCCTGGCCCTGCTGGCCGGCCTCTCGGCTCCCACGCCCTGGGCCGCCGCCGAGGCCGCCACCGAGGCGGCGCCCGCGCCGACCGTCGAGGAACAGCGCCTAGACAGGACGGTCCCCCAGGAGATCCTGCGCCGCTCCGGATTCGACGCCGTGACAACGGAGTTCGCCCACGATCTCGGCACCGCGAGCTCCTTCGCGCAGGCCCGCCGTATCGTCGTGCGCGAGGGATCCGCACTGTGGCGCAGGGCCGTCGACCGGGCGCAGGGGCGGGGTCCGGCGGAATCAAATAGGCGCGAAGCGCTTCCTTACAAGGGTGGTGATGGGCGACGGGTGGGCCTGAGCCGGGACGACGATCGGCCCCTGTACTGGGCGCGGCTGTCGATGACGCGGGACGTGCGGACCTGGGAGCCGGGGTTCGGGTTGAGTGACGCCCAACGGGCCGCGCTGCTCGACGCGTTGGAGCGGGGATCGCGCGGCCAGACCGACATCCGCTACCCCGACGGCGGCCACGGGATCAGCGGGCTCAGGCGGATCCTGGTCACCGGGTTCGATCCCTTCACCCTCGACCAGGACATCCGTATCTCCAACCCGTCCGGGGCCACCGCGCTCGCCCTCGACGGCACGGTGATCGAGACGGCGGACGGTCCGGCGCGGGTGGAGACCGCCGTGTTTCCGGTGCGCTGGCGGGACTTCGCCGACGGGACCGTGGAGCGGACGCTGCGGCCGTATCTGAAGCAGGTCGATCTGTTCACGACCGTGAGCCAGGGGAGCGTCGGGCGGTTCGACGTCGAGCGGACCAACGGGGCCTGGCGGGGCGGCTTCGGCGACAACGAGAACATCGGCCGGACCGAGACCATCCCCGTCACCGACCCGGCCTCGCAGCCGCAGTGGACGACGACGACCCTGCCGTACGAGAAGATCGTCGCCGCGGACACCGGGCGTTTCCCGGTGTACGACAACACGAGCGTGACCGAGATCCCGGCGGGAGGCACGCAGGCCGTCGTACGGCCGGACGGGCCGACGCCCGGCTCCACCGCGCGGGCCGGGGGCGGCGGTGACTACCTCTCCAACGAGATCGCCTACCGGGCGACGCTGCTGCGGGACCGGCTGGGACTGCACGACACACTGCCGGGCGGGCATGTGCACACGCCGGTGCTGCAGTTCGGGGCGGGCAACACGGACCCGGCGACCGGGTCGGTGACCGACCCCGGGTTCGTGCGGAACCGGCTGGACATCATCGCCCAGGTGCGGACGATCCTGAAGGTGGCGGCGGGCAGCCCGGTCACCAGCTGA
- a CDS encoding RidA family protein, whose protein sequence is MQITLDNPPSAPQPLSPYYSQVARVEHADGSALLFLSGQIAPGATVAEQTRGIFETIAALLKAHGATLADVINIRTCLTDIGTLEEYGTVRRQFLTGTPPTSMTFEVPRLFRPEALLEVEVVAAVTPRSRPAA, encoded by the coding sequence ATGCAGATCACCCTCGACAACCCGCCCTCCGCACCCCAGCCCCTCAGTCCGTACTACTCCCAGGTCGCCCGCGTGGAACACGCCGACGGCAGCGCCCTGTTGTTCCTCTCCGGGCAGATCGCGCCGGGCGCCACCGTCGCCGAGCAGACCCGCGGCATCTTCGAGACGATCGCCGCGCTGCTCAAGGCCCACGGCGCGACCCTGGCGGACGTCATCAACATCCGTACCTGTCTCACCGACATCGGCACGCTGGAGGAATACGGCACCGTACGGCGGCAGTTCCTCACCGGCACCCCGCCCACCAGCATGACCTTCGAGGTGCCGAGGCTCTTCCGGCCGGAGGCCCTCCTGGAGGTCGAGGTCGTCGCCGCCGTCACTCCACGTTCTCGCCCAGCAGCCTGA
- a CDS encoding DUF3145 domain-containing protein, whose translation MTTRGVLYVHSAPRALCPHVEWAVAGVLGTRVNLDWIRQPAAPGTWRSEFSWQGEAGTASKLASALRGWHLLRFEVTAEPCPTAEGERYSCTPDLGIFHAVTGIHGDILIPEDRLRAALARSQRGETDLEGEIAKLLGKPWDDELEPFRYAGEGAPVRWLHQVV comes from the coding sequence GTGACGACACGTGGAGTTCTGTACGTGCACTCCGCGCCGCGCGCGCTGTGCCCACACGTCGAGTGGGCCGTCGCCGGGGTGCTCGGCACGCGCGTCAACCTCGACTGGATCCGGCAGCCGGCCGCGCCCGGCACCTGGCGCTCGGAGTTCTCCTGGCAGGGCGAGGCAGGCACCGCCTCCAAGCTGGCGTCCGCCCTGCGCGGCTGGCACCTCCTGCGCTTCGAGGTCACGGCCGAGCCCTGCCCCACCGCCGAGGGCGAGCGCTACAGCTGCACCCCCGACCTGGGCATCTTCCACGCGGTCACCGGCATCCACGGCGACATCCTGATCCCCGAGGACCGCCTGCGCGCCGCCCTGGCCCGCTCCCAGCGCGGCGAGACGGACCTGGAGGGGGAGATCGCGAAGCTGCTCGGCAAGCCGTGGGACGACGAACTCGAACCCTTCAGGTACGCAGGCGAGGGCGCCCCGGTCCGCTGGCTCCACCAGGTCGTCTGA